The following proteins are encoded in a genomic region of Deinococcus proteolyticus MRP:
- a CDS encoding phosphoesterase codes for MAVKHGLSWMVITDHGGPNHSKLNMERAYPELLQARKQFPQLLSFVGMEFNMPAMDHHTLMIPHTDRESQTLFDIENKWDKAEAYPTDKSRDTEEKALQTINYVKNMQGPKPIFMANHPARSAKGLGVYGADTPHELRNNNDAAPDIYVGFEGAPGHQAGGLNRDGSLDPKGSRGSYGSHPTYGGFDQMTARVGGLWDSMLGEGRRFWIVATSDSHVHYTDGGSDFWPGEYQKIYVKADKSYDDVLDGLRNGRTFVTSGDLISELDMSVAAGGKRVSLGETLKLGGAQDVTVTVKLRDPAGNNFHGENPAVSRVDLIVGDVTGKVASSQYDNDTNPSTKVEKRFKADSWKRDGEYITMTYTLKNVNKNMYLRLRGTNTDQLEPEADPKGENPWNDLWFYSNPVFIEF; via the coding sequence ATGGCAGTCAAGCATGGTCTGTCGTGGATGGTCATTACCGACCACGGCGGCCCCAACCACTCCAAGCTGAACATGGAGCGGGCCTACCCGGAGCTGCTGCAGGCCCGCAAGCAGTTCCCGCAGCTGCTGAGCTTCGTGGGTATGGAGTTCAATATGCCCGCCATGGACCACCACACCCTGATGATTCCTCACACCGACCGTGAATCGCAGACCCTGTTCGATATCGAGAACAAGTGGGACAAGGCGGAAGCCTATCCCACCGACAAGTCCCGCGACACCGAGGAAAAGGCGCTGCAAACCATCAACTACGTGAAGAACATGCAGGGCCCCAAGCCCATCTTCATGGCGAACCACCCGGCCCGCTCGGCCAAAGGCCTGGGCGTGTACGGCGCCGATACCCCGCATGAGCTGCGTAACAACAACGACGCCGCCCCCGATATCTACGTGGGCTTCGAGGGCGCACCGGGCCACCAGGCCGGCGGGCTGAACAGGGACGGAAGCCTCGACCCCAAGGGAAGCCGGGGCAGTTACGGCAGCCACCCCACCTACGGCGGCTTCGACCAGATGACGGCCCGCGTGGGTGGCCTGTGGGATTCCATGCTGGGCGAAGGCCGGCGCTTCTGGATTGTGGCGACCTCGGACTCGCACGTTCACTATACGGACGGCGGCTCGGACTTCTGGCCGGGCGAGTACCAGAAAATCTACGTCAAGGCCGACAAATCTTATGACGATGTGCTGGACGGACTGCGGAACGGCCGTACCTTCGTCACTTCCGGCGACCTGATTTCCGAGCTGGACATGAGCGTGGCGGCCGGTGGCAAGCGGGTCAGCCTGGGTGAAACCCTCAAGTTGGGCGGCGCCCAGGACGTGACCGTGACTGTAAAGCTGCGCGACCCCGCCGGCAACAACTTCCACGGCGAGAACCCGGCCGTGTCGCGGGTGGACCTGATTGTGGGTGACGTGACCGGCAAGGTTGCGAGCAGCCAGTACGACAACGACACCAACCCCAGCACCAAGGTCGAGAAACGCTTCAAGGCCGACTCCTGGAAGCGCGACGGTGAGTACATCACCATGACCTACACCCTCAAGAACGTCAACAAGAACATGTACCTGCGCCTGCGCGGCACCAACACGGACCAGCTGGAGCCCGAAGCCGATCCCAAGGGCGAAAACCCCTGGAACGACCTGTGGTTCTACTCCAACCCGGTGTTCATCGAATTCTGA
- a CDS encoding putative bifunctional diguanylate cyclase/phosphodiesterase: MNAGNGQGGSTGPPPYPSLLTAQELAALLDLAPATALAELERRLALDEKTQQPEELIHLLALCGAARLYTGDYLHALHDTERAAELARTRHLPAVEARATIWSGVAQMLSGQLGLAFLSFQQALLLVRSLQDTALHAEVLGYVGRLHTLLREEDTAEQFIQQAQQAAESLPPEHPSRLQVSINLAHHYLARHAPDQAREELLSSLPLARRSGVARAEALLLLLLGQAWLQLGQSERAQACVVEGLTLSGALTLRGQHAAGLFLLGKLHAQRAQWAETEELLQEALTLSLSLPSPEFQAEVYQALVEALRAQGRFEEALAYFERFYAVDAALVMTVSDHRAQVAAVQLQVERLRYQADEERKRRKELDRLNAELRESQEKLSVHAAHDDLTPLLNRRGISHLIDRELQRQQAGALLLLDLDHFKQVNDVLGHDVGDAVLQEVARRIQGQLPPGVHAARIGGDEFVLFFPGSCSPETVHDRARAVLSSVAQPLSLAGRTLKLDASGGLSFCPADAGDQLTLYKHADLALYSAKEQRSALRTYTADLSVRARERLEIEQDLRQALQGGEFELYYQPVIDVRRGVVSGAEALLRWNHPHLGLLGPQRFIPVAEQSDLIVALGDWVIRRAVEDLARIRAACKDCVVSVNVSPRQLLKLDFTEELSRALSQHGLTPGTLTLELTEETALLPAATGVLAELREQGFRLALDDVGRGHSNWVRLAVLPAQLLKIDQEIMRHLTHRAEQSSALDAVVRALVTFAHNGQMQVVAEGVETREQLRLLRDLNCDFFQGFLAAEPLPLPAFLTYLLAEHWTVPKGP; the protein is encoded by the coding sequence ATGAATGCCGGGAATGGCCAGGGCGGTTCGACCGGCCCCCCGCCTTACCCATCCCTGCTGACTGCCCAGGAACTTGCCGCACTGCTTGACCTGGCCCCAGCCACCGCACTCGCCGAGCTCGAGCGGCGGCTGGCACTGGATGAGAAGACCCAGCAACCGGAAGAGCTTATTCACCTGCTGGCCCTGTGCGGCGCAGCGCGGCTGTATACCGGCGATTACCTGCACGCCCTGCACGATACGGAGCGCGCCGCCGAACTGGCCCGGACACGGCACCTTCCGGCGGTCGAGGCCCGCGCCACCATCTGGAGCGGCGTCGCACAGATGCTTAGCGGACAGCTGGGGCTGGCGTTCCTGTCGTTTCAGCAGGCGCTGCTGCTGGTCCGCTCGCTTCAGGACACCGCGCTTCACGCCGAGGTGCTCGGGTATGTGGGCCGCCTGCACACCCTGCTGCGTGAAGAGGATACGGCCGAGCAGTTTATCCAGCAGGCGCAGCAGGCAGCGGAGTCGTTGCCTCCCGAACATCCGTCGCGGCTGCAGGTGAGCATCAACCTCGCCCACCACTATCTCGCGCGGCATGCTCCGGACCAGGCGCGCGAGGAACTGCTGAGCAGCCTGCCCCTGGCCCGCCGGAGTGGGGTGGCCCGCGCCGAGGCGCTGCTGCTGCTGCTGCTCGGCCAAGCGTGGCTGCAACTCGGGCAGTCGGAACGGGCACAGGCGTGTGTGGTAGAGGGCCTGACGCTGTCCGGCGCCCTGACCCTGCGCGGGCAACACGCCGCCGGGCTTTTTCTGCTCGGCAAACTTCATGCCCAGCGGGCACAGTGGGCTGAGACCGAAGAACTGCTGCAAGAGGCGCTGACGCTCTCGCTCTCACTGCCTTCGCCGGAATTTCAGGCCGAAGTCTACCAGGCGCTGGTGGAGGCGCTGCGGGCACAGGGCCGGTTCGAAGAAGCGCTGGCCTACTTCGAGCGCTTCTACGCGGTGGACGCTGCACTGGTCATGACGGTCAGCGACCACCGGGCGCAGGTGGCCGCCGTACAGCTTCAGGTCGAGCGTCTGCGCTACCAGGCCGACGAAGAGCGCAAGCGGCGCAAGGAACTCGACCGTCTCAATGCGGAGCTGCGCGAGTCACAGGAAAAACTGAGCGTCCACGCCGCCCACGACGACCTGACGCCGCTGCTCAACCGGCGCGGAATCTCGCACCTGATTGACCGCGAGTTGCAGCGCCAGCAAGCGGGCGCCCTGCTGCTGCTTGACCTCGACCACTTCAAGCAAGTCAATGACGTGCTTGGACACGACGTGGGCGACGCCGTGCTGCAGGAGGTGGCGCGGCGTATCCAGGGCCAGTTGCCGCCGGGCGTGCACGCGGCCCGCATCGGCGGCGACGAGTTCGTACTGTTTTTCCCGGGCAGCTGCAGCCCCGAAACCGTGCACGACCGTGCCCGGGCCGTGCTGAGCAGCGTTGCGCAGCCGCTGTCGCTGGCAGGCCGGACCCTCAAGCTTGACGCTTCCGGGGGCCTGAGTTTCTGCCCGGCCGACGCCGGGGACCAGCTCACGCTCTACAAACATGCCGACCTCGCCCTCTACAGCGCCAAGGAGCAGCGCTCGGCCCTGCGCACCTACACCGCCGACCTCAGCGTCCGCGCCCGCGAGCGACTGGAAATCGAACAGGACCTGCGGCAGGCGTTGCAGGGCGGCGAATTCGAGCTCTACTACCAGCCGGTGATTGACGTGCGGCGCGGCGTGGTCTCCGGTGCCGAGGCGCTGCTGCGCTGGAACCACCCGCACCTCGGCTTGCTTGGCCCGCAGCGCTTCATTCCGGTGGCCGAACAGAGCGACCTGATCGTGGCGCTCGGTGACTGGGTCATCCGGCGGGCGGTGGAGGACCTCGCCCGGATTCGCGCCGCCTGCAAGGACTGCGTGGTAAGCGTCAACGTCTCGCCGCGGCAACTGCTCAAGCTCGACTTTACCGAGGAGCTCAGCCGCGCCCTGAGTCAGCACGGTCTGACGCCGGGCACCCTCACCCTCGAACTCACCGAAGAAACGGCACTGCTGCCCGCCGCCACCGGGGTGCTGGCCGAACTGCGCGAGCAGGGCTTTCGCCTGGCCCTCGACGACGTGGGCCGGGGACACTCCAACTGGGTGCGGCTGGCCGTCTTGCCCGCGCAGCTGCTCAAGATTGACCAGGAAATCATGCGTCACCTTACCCACCGCGCTGAGCAGAGCAGCGCCCTCGACGCGGTGGTGCGTGCCCTGGTCACGTTTGCCCACAACGGCCAGATGCAGGTCGTGGCCGAAGGGGTCGAAACCCGCGAGCAACTGCGGCTGCTGCGCGACCTCAACTGTGACTTTTTTCAGGGCTTCCTGGCCGCCGAACCGCTGCCGCTGCCTGCCTTCTTGACCTACCTGCTGGCCGAGCACTGGACGGTGCCGAAAGGGCCGTAG
- a CDS encoding ParB/RepB/Spo0J family partition protein, with amino-acid sequence MSGKPSTSALQAAMARASKAQSGIQAAEERHVPVEYLRLDDLDVSPSQARKDFQGIDELARDIAANGVLQPVLVRPLAGGRYQLVAGERRLRASRQAQQATIPAVIRDMTDLEARMHGLRENLQREDLNAYEVARAVLDLTALQLARPADEVQAELGGAAPAEETLRVLGEALKLVNKDLTYLSYRRNYLSLLRLPAHLVAAIEQGASYSAVLAVRAATPEQQRVWLPLIISGEWSRRQVQQALQEAKQTSQPANRPANKKKVPLADDWDRQMGQVSRKFTAKRLQSLDPRRRQKAQRLLNELAQLLEE; translated from the coding sequence ATGAGCGGCAAACCGAGCACTTCTGCCCTGCAGGCGGCCATGGCCCGTGCCAGCAAGGCCCAGAGCGGCATCCAGGCGGCTGAGGAGCGTCATGTGCCTGTGGAGTACCTGCGCCTGGACGACCTGGACGTTTCTCCCTCTCAGGCCCGCAAGGACTTTCAGGGCATAGATGAGCTGGCCAGAGACATCGCGGCGAATGGGGTGCTCCAGCCGGTGCTGGTGCGGCCACTCGCGGGGGGGCGGTATCAGCTGGTTGCTGGAGAGCGCCGGCTGCGGGCGTCTCGGCAGGCGCAGCAGGCGACCATTCCGGCCGTCATCCGCGACATGACGGACCTGGAAGCCCGAATGCACGGCCTGCGCGAGAACCTCCAGCGCGAGGACCTGAACGCCTACGAGGTGGCACGCGCCGTGCTGGACCTGACCGCCCTCCAGCTGGCACGCCCTGCCGATGAGGTCCAGGCGGAACTCGGCGGCGCAGCCCCCGCCGAGGAGACGCTGCGGGTTCTGGGTGAAGCCCTGAAACTTGTGAACAAGGACCTGACCTACCTCAGCTACCGGCGCAATTACCTTTCTTTGCTCAGGCTGCCGGCCCACCTGGTGGCAGCCATTGAACAGGGCGCCTCCTACTCGGCGGTGCTGGCGGTCCGGGCGGCCACTCCGGAGCAGCAGCGAGTGTGGCTGCCCCTGATCATTTCCGGGGAGTGGAGCCGCCGGCAGGTGCAGCAGGCCCTGCAGGAAGCCAAGCAGACCAGCCAGCCAGCAAACAGGCCGGCAAACAAGAAGAAAGTGCCGCTTGCAGACGACTGGGACCGGCAGATGGGTCAGGTCAGCCGCAAGTTCACGGCGAAGCGCCTGCAGTCTCTCGACCCGCGCAGGCGCCAAAAAGCTCAGCGCCTGTTGAACGAACTCGCGCAGCTGCTTGAAGAGTGA
- a CDS encoding glycine betaine uptake BCCT transporter: MVLWISLAIIAAFVLWGLTGPESLNSVSSSALAFATADFGWFYMLSALVFLVFCLYLAFSKYGRIPLGRDDEDPEFSTASWFSMLFSAGMGIGLVFYGVAEPMSHFARPPAGIEGGTNEAARAAFQYTFFHWGLHPWAIYSVVALAIAYFGFRKNDKTLVSSTFRPLIGKWVDRWPGKAIDIFSILATIFGVATTLGFGAAQIASGGNFLLGLENTQTLQLGIIAAVTVLFMISAATGLGKGIQILSNLNIGLAGLLFLAVAVIGPTVFLLDVFTTSLGAYLQNLIGMSTSLSPFSGDSWVRDWSVFYWAWWIAWAPFVGLFIARISRGRTIREFLTGVLIVPSLVCFLWFSVFGGTAIFQDMQGLGSIAQATAADTSTAMFALLETLPWGGVLAVIATLLVTSFFITSADSATFVLGMLSTDGNQNPPMGIKLAWGTAQSLIAVALLVSGGLSGLQSATITAALPFTVIMLAMCVSLLRALANDPLVRRTSRAQPFLEQPLPEPAPVAGTSLAPEGRSTSKAD, translated from the coding sequence TTGGTTTTATGGATTTCTCTGGCGATCATCGCCGCGTTCGTACTGTGGGGGCTGACTGGTCCAGAATCGCTCAATAGCGTCTCCAGCAGTGCACTCGCCTTCGCTACCGCCGATTTCGGCTGGTTCTATATGCTCTCGGCCCTGGTTTTTCTTGTGTTCTGCCTGTACCTGGCCTTTTCCAAGTACGGCCGCATTCCACTGGGCCGTGACGACGAGGACCCGGAATTCTCGACCGCCTCATGGTTTTCCATGCTGTTCAGCGCCGGCATGGGTATCGGGCTGGTGTTCTACGGAGTGGCCGAGCCGATGAGTCACTTCGCACGCCCACCCGCCGGCATTGAGGGCGGCACCAACGAAGCCGCCCGCGCCGCTTTTCAGTACACCTTCTTTCATTGGGGTCTGCACCCCTGGGCCATCTATTCGGTGGTGGCGCTGGCGATCGCTTATTTCGGCTTTCGCAAGAACGACAAAACACTGGTGTCCAGCACCTTCCGGCCGCTGATAGGCAAGTGGGTGGACCGCTGGCCGGGCAAAGCCATCGACATTTTTTCCATTCTCGCCACCATCTTCGGTGTGGCGACCACACTGGGTTTCGGCGCAGCGCAGATCGCCTCGGGCGGGAACTTCCTGTTGGGGCTGGAAAACACCCAGACCTTGCAACTGGGCATCATCGCCGCCGTCACGGTACTGTTCATGATCAGCGCCGCGACCGGGCTGGGCAAGGGCATTCAGATTCTGTCCAACCTGAACATCGGGCTGGCTGGTCTGCTGTTCCTGGCGGTGGCTGTCATCGGACCCACGGTCTTTCTGCTGGACGTGTTCACCACTTCGCTGGGCGCCTACCTGCAAAACCTGATCGGCATGTCCACCAGCCTTTCGCCGTTCAGTGGCGACAGCTGGGTGCGGGACTGGTCAGTATTCTACTGGGCGTGGTGGATTGCCTGGGCACCGTTCGTGGGGCTGTTTATCGCCCGGATTTCGCGTGGCCGCACCATCCGCGAGTTCCTGACCGGCGTGCTGATCGTGCCCAGCCTGGTGTGCTTCCTGTGGTTTTCGGTGTTTGGCGGCACAGCCATCTTTCAGGATATGCAGGGCCTCGGCAGCATTGCTCAGGCCACGGCGGCCGATACGTCCACGGCCATGTTCGCCCTGCTGGAGACCCTGCCCTGGGGCGGCGTGCTGGCCGTAATCGCCACGCTGCTGGTCACCTCATTTTTTATCACCAGTGCCGACTCGGCCACCTTCGTACTGGGCATGCTGTCCACCGACGGCAACCAGAACCCGCCGATGGGCATCAAGCTGGCCTGGGGGACCGCGCAGTCGCTGATTGCCGTAGCCCTGCTGGTCAGCGGCGGTCTGAGCGGGCTGCAAAGTGCCACCATTACCGCCGCGCTGCCCTTTACCGTCATCATGCTCGCCATGTGCGTGTCGCTGCTGCGGGCCCTGGCAAATGACCCGCTGGTCAGGCGCACCTCCCGCGCCCAACCCTTCCTGGAGCAGCCCCTCCCGGAGCCCGCGCCCGTGGCGGGAACGTCGCTGGCCCCGGAAGGCCGGTCCACTTCCAAGGCGGATTGA
- a CDS encoding ParA family protein has translation MTGQTRVILMFIHAGGAGKTSTTRDLGAELARRGKRVLLIDLDPQANLTTWLGVYDAEPAQTVQGALMDYAPLPEPLRVHGMDLIPSHLSLARTERILGGLTNSEGRLQLAIDALREGDRYDYILLDCPPSLGRITSNAANSADWVVVPIQAALKGLNALDGVQETITEHSRTNRGLKVAMYLVTQMNNTRVAHEMMDAFREILGDRLAGPMTSRPAVYGKAQTEGRPIGTDRADADALREIAAATDTLLQRVGDQA, from the coding sequence ATGACCGGCCAGACCAGAGTGATTCTGATGTTTATCCACGCAGGGGGGGCAGGCAAAACGTCCACCACACGCGACCTGGGAGCCGAGCTGGCCCGCCGGGGCAAACGGGTGCTGCTGATTGACCTTGACCCGCAGGCCAACCTGACGACCTGGCTGGGCGTCTATGACGCGGAACCGGCGCAGACCGTCCAGGGGGCCCTGATGGACTACGCGCCGCTGCCCGAGCCGCTGCGGGTCCACGGCATGGACCTGATTCCCAGCCACCTGTCCCTCGCCCGCACCGAGCGTATTCTGGGTGGCCTGACCAACTCCGAAGGGCGCCTTCAGCTGGCCATCGACGCCCTGCGGGAAGGTGACCGGTACGATTACATCTTACTGGACTGCCCGCCCAGCCTGGGACGCATCACCAGCAACGCTGCCAATTCGGCCGACTGGGTCGTGGTGCCCATTCAGGCAGCCCTCAAAGGCCTGAACGCCCTCGACGGCGTGCAGGAAACCATCACCGAACACAGCCGCACGAACCGGGGCCTTAAGGTGGCGATGTATCTGGTGACGCAGATGAACAACACCCGGGTGGCCCACGAGATGATGGACGCGTTCAGGGAAATTCTGGGCGACCGCCTCGCCGGGCCGATGACCAGCCGCCCCGCTGTCTATGGCAAGGCGCAGACCGAGGGCAGACCCATCGGCACCGACCGCGCCGACGCGGACGCCCTGCGGGAGATTGCTGCGGCCACGGACACCCTGCTGCAGCGTGTGGGGGACCAGGCATGA
- a CDS encoding IS630 family transposase (programmed frameshift) — protein sequence MEWQPNQYSRAQLEERRLAATEWLQQGSHTHREIAAHFGVSVLTVTSWSARLRKKGSLQATVSSGRPARLTESQHDQLRTLLREGALQHGFPDETWTTKRVAELIGRHFEVWYHHDHVRKILRKLGFSPQMPDGRAAERNELRIASWREQVLPELEKKVAEGATIIYLDEVGFSLKGVRRRTWSPRGVTPLVTLRANWEKLSTIGAITSDGRFFQHTTSGAIRSGEVIRFFGHILRQVQGNIVVVLDNAKIHHAKVTQAFVGTHERLSLIFLPPYAPELNPIELVWAYVKRNVLGNFCAHSIRALKKRLVTAWQRVRYIHLPRQLMDANLRRYQ from the exons GTGGAATGGCAACCGAACCAATATTCTCGTGCCCAACTTGAGGAGCGGCGTCTGGCTGCTACCGAGTGGCTGCAGCAAGGCAGCCACACACACCGCGAAATCGCTGCTCACTTCGGCGTCTCCGTGCTCACGGTGACTTCTTGGAGTGCTCGGCTCAGAAAGAAGGGAAGCTTGCAAGCGACGGTCAGCTCTGGTCGTCCTGCTCGGCTGACTGAGTCTCAGCACGACCAGCTTCGCACCCTCCTGCGGGAGGGTGCTCTGCAGCATGGGTTTCCTGACGAAACTTGGACGACAAAACGTGTGGCAGAGCTGATCGGGCGGCACTTCGAGGTGTGGTACCACCATGATCACGTCCGTAAAATCCTACGAAAGTTGGGGTTCAGCCCACAGATGCCAGATGGGCGGGCTGCTGAGCGGAACGAACTTCGGATCGCATCCTGGCGGGAACAGGTGCTCCCGGAGTTGGAA AAAAAGGTCGCTGAGGGAGCCACAATCATCTATCTGGATGAGGTCGGATTCTCGTTGAAAGGCGTGCGAAGGCGAACGTGGTCCCCCAGGGGCGTGACGCCCCTGGTCACGCTCAGAGCGAACTGGGAGAAGCTTTCGACGATTGGGGCGATCACTTCAGATGGACGATTCTTCCAGCACACAACATCCGGAGCGATCCGCAGTGGAGAGGTCATCCGATTCTTTGGGCACATCCTGCGCCAAGTTCAGGGGAACATCGTCGTGGTGCTGGACAATGCGAAAATTCATCACGCGAAAGTAACCCAGGCGTTCGTGGGAACCCACGAACGCCTCTCTCTGATCTTTCTGCCTCCGTATGCTCCAGAGTTGAACCCGATCGAGTTGGTGTGGGCCTACGTCAAGCGCAATGTGTTGGGGAACTTTTGTGCCCACTCCATCAGAGCGCTGAAAAAGAGGCTTGTCACCGCCTGGCAGCGGGTCCGCTATATTCACCTGCCCCGTCAGCTTATGGACGCCAACTTACGCCGCTATCAATAG
- the hmpA gene encoding NO-inducible flavohemoprotein: protein MNAEQIRLVKATVPALRAHGEDITRHFYADMFRAHPELLNIFNPANQATGRQARSLAASVLAYAEHIDAAGQLGGMVERIAHKHVSLEVLPEHYPIVGEHLLGAIAAVLGDAATPEILDAWAAAYGQLAELMIRVEGDMYAQGAAQPGGWRGFKPFRVAEKKAESSEITSFVLEPADGQPLPPYRAGQYLALRVKVPGSEHFQIRQYSLSAPWDGHRYRISVKREPGGLVSGHLHDGVQQGDELAVHLPAGDFVLQDSPRPLVMLSGGVGITPLLAMLRELLAQDSTRPVTFVHAVRGREVHAFHDEIAQLIAGNPQVKRATFYEMVADGDQQGVHFDREGRLSLDALQPSLPAGAQEADYYFCGPAGFACAVEQLLDELGVPAAQRFTETFGPSQSFAGVIPA, encoded by the coding sequence ATGAATGCGGAACAGATTCGGCTCGTCAAGGCCACCGTGCCCGCCCTGCGCGCTCACGGTGAGGACATCACCCGGCACTTTTACGCCGATATGTTCCGTGCCCATCCGGAGCTGCTGAACATCTTCAACCCGGCCAACCAGGCAACTGGCCGCCAGGCCCGCTCCCTGGCCGCCTCGGTTCTGGCCTACGCTGAGCACATCGACGCGGCAGGGCAGCTGGGCGGCATGGTGGAGCGCATCGCCCACAAGCATGTCAGCCTGGAAGTGCTGCCCGAGCATTACCCCATCGTGGGCGAACATTTGCTGGGCGCCATCGCTGCGGTACTGGGCGACGCCGCCACCCCAGAAATTCTGGACGCCTGGGCCGCCGCTTACGGCCAACTGGCCGAGCTGATGATCCGCGTAGAGGGTGACATGTATGCCCAGGGCGCAGCGCAGCCCGGCGGATGGCGCGGGTTCAAGCCGTTCCGGGTGGCCGAGAAAAAAGCCGAGAGCAGTGAAATCACCTCCTTCGTGCTGGAGCCGGCCGACGGCCAGCCGCTGCCGCCCTACCGCGCCGGGCAGTACCTGGCCCTGCGGGTCAAGGTGCCGGGCAGCGAACACTTCCAGATTCGCCAGTACAGCCTCTCGGCCCCGTGGGACGGCCACCGCTACCGCATCTCGGTCAAGCGTGAGCCGGGCGGGCTGGTGTCGGGCCACCTGCATGACGGGGTGCAGCAGGGCGACGAACTGGCCGTACACCTGCCGGCCGGCGACTTCGTGCTGCAAGACTCGCCGCGCCCGCTGGTGATGCTCAGCGGCGGGGTGGGCATCACGCCGCTGCTGGCGATGCTGCGGGAACTGCTGGCGCAGGACTCCACACGCCCGGTCACATTCGTCCATGCGGTACGCGGCCGCGAGGTCCACGCTTTCCATGACGAAATCGCGCAGCTGATCGCCGGCAACCCGCAGGTGAAGCGGGCCACCTTTTACGAGATGGTTGCGGACGGAGACCAGCAGGGGGTGCATTTCGACCGGGAAGGCCGGCTTTCCCTGGACGCGCTGCAGCCGTCGCTGCCGGCGGGCGCGCAGGAGGCGGACTACTATTTCTGCGGCCCGGCTGGCTTTGCCTGCGCGGTAGAGCAGCTGCTGGACGAACTGGGCGTGCCGGCGGCCCAGCGCTTTACCGAAACCTTCGGGCCCAGCCAGAGCTTCGCGGGCGTCATTCCCGCCTGA